In Pungitius pungitius chromosome 2, fPunPun2.1, whole genome shotgun sequence, a single window of DNA contains:
- the zc3hc1 gene encoding nuclear-interacting partner of ALK, protein MMATLGGSRGDRLGNTDPPKSSFASPEKVRELLNAGVSSAEVGPVSEQGNLNVLEVKSNTQASCEATNKEAFFSRVESYSCLKWAGKPRALSPLMCARYGWINIGCDMLKCSSCYVFLCASLQPTLDFEKYASRVAEISRQLQTQHEKFCPWPDFPCPERFWLVPACEPSALLTAFLERFQSTCLLAQQLPAMKPEQLKSMSLTEDVISVVLQLIEDEQKRNGGSPCSESLAVQVAACIVSLCGWAGSPTLQTMNLPILTCSYCMRKVGLWNFHQMEGTGVDGDASPITVGPTPQAAAPPPAATHESQGDQPASASSAQATTPSRMKLRSQDSSRSEQNEGTSSPVSLRARSRDSPSPSEELQSPLPRGKRSVPRGRGQADLSGSEGASSLHNPPKRLCLSTSCGPDGLLQKNTFDPLAQHRDWCPWISVGKENVDPGAIPGLDGVSPPHQQGWKAALDLLVPMRMNSNTADASPGQGPREKSKRVFAIFRQWQGSASPSQ, encoded by the exons ATGATGGCGACTCTCGGCGGCAGTCGCGGGGATCGTCTCGGCAACACCGATCCACCAAAGTCTTCTTTCGCATCGCCGGAGAAAGTTCGCGAACTGCTCAACGCAGGCGTGTCGTCTGCGGAGGTCGGACCCGTCAG TGAACAAGGAAATCTCAACGTCCTGGAAGTAAAAAGCAACACTCAAGCATCTTGTGAGGCAACGAACAAAGAAGCCTTTTTCTCCAGAGTGGAATCCTACTCG TGTTTGAAATGGGCAGGAAAACCCCGCGCACTGTCCCCTCTGATGTGTGCCCGATATGGCTGGATCAACATTGGCTGTGATATGCTGAAGTGCTCCAGCTGCTACGTTTTTCTCTGTGCATCACTACAACCGACTTTAGACTTCGAAAAAT atGCATCCCGCGTTGCAGAGATTTCAAGGCAGCTTCAGACGCAGCATGAGAAATTCTGCCCCTGGCCTGACTTTCCATGCCCAG AGCGGTTCTGGCTGGTTCCAGCGTGCGAACCATCCGCCCTGCTTACTGCCTTCTTAGAGCGCTTCCAGAGCACCTGTCTCCTTGCACAGCAGTTGCCTGCCATGAAGCCGGAGCAGCTGAAGTCTATG TCTTTGACGGAGGACGTTATCAGTGTTGTGCTGCAGCTGATCGAGGacgaacaaaaaagaaatggaggctCTCCATGTTCTGAATCTTTGGCGGTCCAGGTGGCCGCATGCATCGTTTCTCTCTGTGGCTGGGCTGGAAG CCCAACCCTCCAAACGATGAACCTGCCCATCCTGACCTGCTCGTACTGCATGCGCAAGGTGGGCTTGTGGAACTTCCACCAGATGGAGGGAACGGGGGTGGATGGCGACGCCTCACCAATCACTGTGGGCCCGACTCCTCAAGCAGCCGCCCCCCCGCCAGCAGCCACGCATGAAAGCCAGGGCGACCAGCCTGCGTCTGCCTCGTCCGCCCAGGCTACAACTCCGAGTCGCATGAAGCTGAGGAGCCAGGACTCGTCCCGCTCTGAGCAG AATGAGGGAACCTCCTCCCCCGTGTCGTTGCGAGCCCGAAGCAGAGACTCGCCAAGCCCCAGTGAAGAGCTGCAGAGTCCTTTGCCCAGGGGCAAGAGGTCTGTGCCCCGCGGCAGAGGACAGGCGGACCTCTCTGGATCTGAGGGAGCTTCCAGCCTGCATAACCCTCCTAAACGTCTGTGCCTCTCAACATCTTGCGGCCCT GATGGGCTCCTGCAAAAGAATACATTTGACCCCCTCGCTCAGCACAGAGACTGGTGTCCCTGGATCTCTGTAGGGAAGGAGAATGTGGATCCAGGGGCGATCCCTGGTTTGGATGGAGTCTCGCCGCCCCATCAGCAGGGCTGGAAGGCTGCTCTCGACCTCCTCGTGCCCATGAGGATGAACTCCAATACAGCCGACGCTAGTCCGGGACAG GGCCCTCGTGAGAAGTCTAAAAGAGTGTTTGCTATATTCCGTCAGTGGCAGGGATCCGCCTCTCCGTCTCAGTAG
- the klhdc10 gene encoding kelch domain-containing protein 10 isoform X2 has product MSDTEGARSPDQLNRFERLTHRPPHGHRTPPARSGHRCVADNTNLYVFGGYNPDYDESGGSENEDYPLFRELWRYHFATGGWQQIRTEGYMPTELASMSAVLHGNNLLVFGGTGIPFGENNGNDVHVCNVKYKRWSLLNCRGKKPNRIYGQAMVIINGFLYVFGGTTGYIYSTDLHRLDLTTREWIHLKPNNPPDDLPEERYRHEIAHDGQRIYILGGGTSWTSYTLDKIHAYNLETNSWEEITTKPHDKIGYPAPRRCHSCVQIRNDVFICGGYNGELILADLWKINLQTFQWSRLPALMPEPAYFHCAAVTPAGCMYIHGGVVNIHENKRTGALFKIWLAGPSLLELCWEKLLKAFPHLTSLPTMQLLNLGLTQELIERLK; this is encoded by the exons ATGTCGGACACCGAAGGCGCTCGCAGTCCAGACCAGCTGAATAGATTCGAGAGACTGACACACAGGCCGCCGCACG gTCACCGCACTCCCCCAGCCCGCAGTGGGCACCGCTGTGTTGCGGACAACACTAATCTGTACGTGTTCGGCGGGTACAACCCTGATTACGACGAGTCAGGAGGTTCCGAGAATGAAGACTACCCACTGTTCAGGGAGCTGTGGAGATACCACTTTGCCACCGGCGGCTGGCAGCAGATTCGAACGGAGGGCTACATGCCCACAGAGCTGGCGTCTATGTCGG CTGTGTTGCACGGCAACAACCTCCTGGTGTTTGGGGGCACCGGGATTCCCTTTGGCGAGAATAATGGCAATGACGTCCATGTCTGTAACGTGAAGTATAAGCGATGGTCGCTGCTCAACTGTCGGGGGAAGAAGCCCAACAGAATCTATGGACAG GCGATGGTTATCATAAATGGCTTCCTCTACGTGTTTGGAGGGACGACGGGGTACATCTACAGCACAGACCTGCACAGGCTGGACCTGACCACCAGGGAGTGGATTCACCTGAAGCCCAACAACCCGCCAGACGACCTGCCCGAGGAGCG gtaCAGACATGAAATAGCACATGATGGACAGAGGATCTACATTCTGGGAGGAGGAACGTCCTGGACATCTTACACTCTGGACAAG ATACACGCTTACAATCTGGAGACCAACTCCTGGGAGGAGATAACAACTAAACCGCATGACAAAATAG GGTATCCTGCTCCGAGGAGATGCCATAGCTGTGTACAAATCCGAAATG ATGTATTTATCTGTGGAGGCTACAACGGGGAGTTGATACTGGCCGATCTGTGGAAGATCAACCTGCAGACTTTCCAGTGGAGTAGACTACCAGCTTTGATGCCGGAGCCGGCCTACTTCCACTGTGCTGCCGTCACCCCA GCCGGCTGCATGTACATCCACGGCGGCGTGGTGAACATCCACGAGAACAAGAGGACGGGCGCTCTGTTTAAGATCTGGCTGGCCGGGCCCAGCCTGCTGGAGCTCTGCTGGGAGAAGCTGCTCAAAGCCTTTCCCCACCTGACTTCACTCCCCACCATGCAGCTGCTCAACCTGGGCCTCACACAGGAACTCATTGAACGGCTGAAATAG
- the klhdc10 gene encoding kelch domain-containing protein 10 isoform X1, translated as MSDTEGARSPDQLNRFERLTHRPPHGETLAGHRTPPARSGHRCVADNTNLYVFGGYNPDYDESGGSENEDYPLFRELWRYHFATGGWQQIRTEGYMPTELASMSAVLHGNNLLVFGGTGIPFGENNGNDVHVCNVKYKRWSLLNCRGKKPNRIYGQAMVIINGFLYVFGGTTGYIYSTDLHRLDLTTREWIHLKPNNPPDDLPEERYRHEIAHDGQRIYILGGGTSWTSYTLDKIHAYNLETNSWEEITTKPHDKIGYPAPRRCHSCVQIRNDVFICGGYNGELILADLWKINLQTFQWSRLPALMPEPAYFHCAAVTPAGCMYIHGGVVNIHENKRTGALFKIWLAGPSLLELCWEKLLKAFPHLTSLPTMQLLNLGLTQELIERLK; from the exons ATGTCGGACACCGAAGGCGCTCGCAGTCCAGACCAGCTGAATAGATTCGAGAGACTGACACACAGGCCGCCGCACGGTGAGACGTTAGCAG gTCACCGCACTCCCCCAGCCCGCAGTGGGCACCGCTGTGTTGCGGACAACACTAATCTGTACGTGTTCGGCGGGTACAACCCTGATTACGACGAGTCAGGAGGTTCCGAGAATGAAGACTACCCACTGTTCAGGGAGCTGTGGAGATACCACTTTGCCACCGGCGGCTGGCAGCAGATTCGAACGGAGGGCTACATGCCCACAGAGCTGGCGTCTATGTCGG CTGTGTTGCACGGCAACAACCTCCTGGTGTTTGGGGGCACCGGGATTCCCTTTGGCGAGAATAATGGCAATGACGTCCATGTCTGTAACGTGAAGTATAAGCGATGGTCGCTGCTCAACTGTCGGGGGAAGAAGCCCAACAGAATCTATGGACAG GCGATGGTTATCATAAATGGCTTCCTCTACGTGTTTGGAGGGACGACGGGGTACATCTACAGCACAGACCTGCACAGGCTGGACCTGACCACCAGGGAGTGGATTCACCTGAAGCCCAACAACCCGCCAGACGACCTGCCCGAGGAGCG gtaCAGACATGAAATAGCACATGATGGACAGAGGATCTACATTCTGGGAGGAGGAACGTCCTGGACATCTTACACTCTGGACAAG ATACACGCTTACAATCTGGAGACCAACTCCTGGGAGGAGATAACAACTAAACCGCATGACAAAATAG GGTATCCTGCTCCGAGGAGATGCCATAGCTGTGTACAAATCCGAAATG ATGTATTTATCTGTGGAGGCTACAACGGGGAGTTGATACTGGCCGATCTGTGGAAGATCAACCTGCAGACTTTCCAGTGGAGTAGACTACCAGCTTTGATGCCGGAGCCGGCCTACTTCCACTGTGCTGCCGTCACCCCA GCCGGCTGCATGTACATCCACGGCGGCGTGGTGAACATCCACGAGAACAAGAGGACGGGCGCTCTGTTTAAGATCTGGCTGGCCGGGCCCAGCCTGCTGGAGCTCTGCTGGGAGAAGCTGCTCAAAGCCTTTCCCCACCTGACTTCACTCCCCACCATGCAGCTGCTCAACCTGGGCCTCACACAGGAACTCATTGAACGGCTGAAATAG